GGGCGAGATCACCGTCATGGCGTCCGGCGCGCCCGAGGCCTTCGATCGCGCATCCGGGGTACTCGACGCCATTTCAGCCAAGGTGTTCCGGCTGGGTGATCGCCCCGGCGCCGGCTCGCATGTCAAGATGATCAACCAGTTGCTGGCCGGCGTGCACATCGCCGCGACAGCCGAAGCGATGACCCTTGCCGCCAAGGCCGGCATTGACTTGAAAACGCTCTATGAGGTGATCCGCGTTTCCGCCGGCTCGTCCTGGATGTTCGAGAACCGGGGCGAGCACATCGTTTCAGGCGACTATACGCCGCGCTCGGCGGTCAACATCTTCGTCAAGGACCTCGGCATCGTCACATCGGAGGCCGGCAGAGCCGGAGCTGTCACGCCGCTCGCCGCAGCCGCGCTCGATCTCTTCATGGAAGCATCGGAAGCCGGTCTCGGCCTCGAGGACGACGCCGCGGTCGCTAAAATCCTGGCGCGCAAGAGCGGCGCCA
Above is a window of Rhizobium sp. CCGE531 DNA encoding:
- the ltnD gene encoding L-threonate dehydrogenase; this encodes MQNTKKAAVIGLGSMGWGAALSLLKAGFTVRGCDVRSEVLARLAENGGTPCTTPASAAEDADAVLIYVVNSKQTEDVLFGQNGALQTARPSTVFLLCTTMAPSATTAIAERLEASGMLVIDAPVSGGHIRALAGEITVMASGAPEAFDRASGVLDAISAKVFRLGDRPGAGSHVKMINQLLAGVHIAATAEAMTLAAKAGIDLKTLYEVIRVSAGSSWMFENRGEHIVSGDYTPRSAVNIFVKDLGIVTSEAGRAGAVTPLAAAALDLFMEASEAGLGLEDDAAVAKILARKSGASLPGVKD